From a single Mycolicibacterium mengxianglii genomic region:
- a CDS encoding NAD(P)H-hydrate dehydratase, whose translation MRHYYSAAAIRAAEAPLLASLPDGVLMRRAAYGLATAIAGELRAQTGAVAGRTVCAVIGSGDNGGDALWAATLLRRRGVAAEAVLLNPGRAHRAGLRAFLAAGGRIVEKISGTVDLVIDGVVGISGSGPLRANAAEVFSSSCAPVVAVDIPSGVDVHTGATPAAAVHAALTVTFGGLKPAHALADCGRVHLVDIGLHLPETDLLGFEPADVRARWPIPGTTDDKYTQGVTGILAGSATYPGAAILCTGAAVAATSGMVRYAGSAHSEVVSHWPEVVAAPDLSAVGRVQSWVVGPGLGTDEAGARALVFALDTDLPVIVDADALTILAAHPDLVRARAAPTVLTPHAGEYARLAGHPPGDDRVAAARSLADAFGATVLLKGNVTVIADPGGPVYLNPAGQSWAATAGSGDVLSGVIGALLASGLPAAEAAAAAAFVHARAAGLSALDPGPRGAPTSASRILAHLRSSIASL comes from the coding sequence ATGCGGCACTACTATTCCGCCGCGGCGATCCGCGCCGCCGAGGCGCCCCTGCTAGCGAGCCTGCCCGACGGCGTGCTGATGCGCCGCGCCGCCTACGGGCTGGCCACCGCGATTGCCGGCGAACTGCGGGCCCAGACCGGCGCTGTGGCCGGCCGCACGGTGTGCGCTGTGATCGGCTCCGGTGACAACGGCGGCGACGCGTTGTGGGCCGCAACATTGTTGCGCCGCCGCGGGGTGGCCGCCGAGGCGGTCCTGCTCAACCCCGGACGCGCACACCGCGCAGGGTTGCGTGCCTTCCTTGCCGCGGGTGGCCGGATCGTCGAAAAGATCTCGGGCACTGTTGATCTGGTGATCGACGGGGTGGTCGGCATCTCCGGTTCCGGCCCGCTGCGTGCCAACGCTGCCGAGGTGTTCAGCAGCAGTTGCGCCCCGGTGGTCGCCGTCGACATCCCCAGCGGTGTCGACGTCCACACCGGCGCCACCCCGGCTGCGGCCGTACACGCCGCGCTGACGGTGACGTTCGGCGGCCTCAAGCCGGCACACGCCCTGGCCGACTGCGGCCGGGTCCACCTGGTCGACATCGGCCTCCACCTGCCCGAGACCGACCTGCTCGGTTTCGAACCGGCCGACGTGCGAGCGCGCTGGCCCATCCCCGGTACCACCGACGACAAGTACACCCAGGGCGTCACCGGGATCCTGGCCGGGTCCGCGACCTACCCCGGTGCGGCGATTCTCTGCACCGGCGCCGCGGTGGCGGCCACCTCCGGCATGGTCCGGTACGCGGGAAGTGCTCACAGCGAAGTGGTTTCGCACTGGCCCGAGGTCGTCGCCGCACCGGACCTCAGCGCTGTCGGCCGGGTGCAGTCCTGGGTCGTCGGCCCAGGACTGGGCACCGACGAGGCAGGTGCCCGCGCGTTGGTGTTCGCGCTGGACACCGATCTTCCGGTGATCGTGGACGCCGACGCCCTGACGATCCTGGCCGCCCATCCCGACCTGGTGCGAGCGCGCGCCGCGCCGACCGTCCTGACGCCGCACGCCGGAGAGTACGCCCGGCTGGCGGGCCACCCGCCGGGTGACGACAGGGTGGCCGCCGCGCGCAGTCTGGCCGACGCGTTCGGCGCAACCGTCCTGCTCAAAGGCAACGTCACCGTCATCGCCGATCCTGGGGGACCGGTGTATCTGAACCCCGCCGGTCAATCCTGGGCGGCCACCGCGGGTTCCGGTGACGTGTTGTCCGGCGTCATCGGCGCACTGCTGGCCTCGGGTCTGCCCGCCGCCGAAGCAGCAGCGGCCGCGGCGTTTGTGCATGCCCGGGCCGCCGGCCTGTCGGCGCTGGACCCGGGCCCGCGCGGCGCTCCCACCTCCGCCTCGCGCATCCTCGCGCATCTCCGTAGCTCGATCGCCAGCCTGTAA
- a CDS encoding glycerol dehydratase reactivase beta/small subunit family protein: MFEGGQPERPAILVLSAATGPIQNAVLAGIEEEGVPSTVETSTTGEDADVLAGVAAGRSSLDVGVGIDGQGRVCVQHEKLTGPTPGLVSAGPAGPSSARILGHNAARLVVGIPLRTETVS; this comes from the coding sequence ATGTTTGAGGGGGGACAGCCGGAGCGGCCGGCGATCCTGGTGCTCAGTGCCGCGACCGGGCCGATCCAGAACGCGGTGCTGGCCGGAATCGAGGAGGAGGGCGTTCCGTCCACCGTCGAGACGTCGACCACCGGTGAAGATGCTGATGTGCTCGCCGGGGTGGCCGCCGGCCGCTCGTCACTGGATGTCGGCGTCGGCATCGACGGGCAGGGGCGGGTGTGTGTTCAACACGAGAAGCTCACCGGCCCCACTCCCGGATTGGTCTCTGCGGGCCCGGCTGGGCCTAGCTCCGCGCGTATTCTCGGACACAATGCGGCCCGCCTGGTCGTAGGAATCCCGTTGCGCACGGAGACGGTGTCCTGA
- the glmM gene encoding phosphoglucosamine mutase, with amino-acid sequence MARLFGTDGVRGVANRDLTPELAVALGSAAARRLARTGPGRRQVAVIGRDPRASGEMLEAAVTAGVTSEGVDVLRVGVLPTPAIAYLTNAYDASFGVMISASHNPMPDNGIKIFGPGGHKLDDAAEDRIAELVIAGPADRPVGAGIGRVVYAEDALERYLRHVGKAASAPLDGLTVVVDCAHGAAFAAAPQAYRAAGATVIAINAEPDGLNINDGCGSTHMEHLREAVRAHGADLGLAHDGDADRCLAVDAAGDIIDGDAIMVVLALAMKDADELASHTLVTTVMSNQGLHLAMRDAGIAVRTTGVGDRYVLEELRAGEYTLGGEQSGHIVLPAYGPTGDGIVTGLRLMSRMAQTGKSLAELAATMHTLPQVLINVAVADKTTVAAAPDVQIAVKEAEAELGDTGRILLRPSGTEQLVRVMVEAGDEDTARQLAVRVARSVSQHR; translated from the coding sequence ATGGCTCGACTTTTCGGTACCGACGGGGTGCGAGGAGTCGCCAACCGCGACCTGACCCCCGAACTGGCTGTCGCCCTCGGCTCCGCCGCCGCGCGGCGCCTCGCGCGGACCGGTCCGGGAAGACGCCAGGTAGCCGTCATCGGCCGGGATCCCCGCGCCAGCGGCGAGATGCTCGAAGCCGCCGTCACTGCCGGTGTGACCAGCGAAGGCGTGGACGTGTTGCGGGTCGGCGTGCTGCCTACTCCCGCGATTGCGTACCTGACCAACGCGTACGACGCATCCTTCGGCGTGATGATCTCGGCGTCACACAACCCGATGCCCGACAACGGCATCAAGATCTTCGGGCCGGGCGGTCACAAGCTCGACGACGCCGCCGAGGACCGGATCGCCGAGCTGGTGATTGCGGGGCCGGCTGATCGTCCTGTCGGCGCCGGCATCGGCCGGGTGGTGTACGCCGAAGATGCGCTGGAGCGTTATCTCCGGCACGTCGGCAAGGCGGCATCTGCACCGCTCGACGGGCTCACCGTCGTTGTCGACTGCGCTCACGGTGCCGCATTCGCCGCCGCTCCGCAGGCCTACCGCGCGGCCGGCGCCACTGTCATTGCCATCAACGCCGAGCCCGACGGGCTGAACATCAACGACGGCTGCGGGTCCACCCACATGGAGCACCTGCGGGAAGCGGTGCGGGCCCACGGAGCCGATCTCGGGTTGGCGCACGACGGCGACGCCGACCGCTGCCTTGCGGTGGACGCCGCAGGCGACATCATCGACGGCGACGCCATCATGGTGGTATTGGCGCTGGCCATGAAAGACGCCGACGAGCTGGCCTCCCACACTCTGGTCACCACGGTGATGAGCAATCAGGGTCTGCACCTGGCGATGCGTGACGCCGGCATCGCCGTGCGTACCACCGGAGTGGGGGACCGCTATGTGCTCGAGGAACTGCGCGCCGGTGAGTACACCCTCGGCGGCGAACAATCCGGCCACATCGTCCTGCCTGCGTACGGCCCCACCGGTGACGGGATCGTCACCGGTCTGCGGTTGATGTCGCGGATGGCGCAGACCGGGAAGTCGCTGGCCGAGCTCGCCGCGACCATGCACACGCTGCCCCAGGTGCTGATCAACGTCGCGGTCGCCGACAAGACGACGGTGGCCGCCGCGCCCGATGTGCAGATTGCTGTCAAAGAGGCCGAGGCGGAGCTGGGGGACACCGGCAGAATCCTGCTGCGGCCTTCCGGTACCGAACAACTGGTCCGGGTGATGGTCGAGGCCGGCGATGAGGACACCGCCCGCCAGCTGGCCGTGCGCGTCGCCCGATCGGTCAGCCAACACCGCTGA
- a CDS encoding glutamate decarboxylase, translating to MPHINRPSSSISPAYTGRMFNAPIPSLRLPDESMDPTAAYRFIHDELMLDGSSRLNLATFVTTWMDPEAEKLMAETFDKNMIDKDEYPATAAIEQRCVCMVADLFHAENLRDDDPSSAIGVSTVGSSEAVMLGGLAMKWRWKERVGGEGKKGWKGRTPNLVMGSNVQVVWEKFCRYFEVEPRYLPMAEDRYVITPEQVLEHVDEDTIGVVGILGTTYTGELEPIAEICAALDTLAAGGGPDIPVHVDAASGGFVVPFLHPDIEWDFRLPRVASINVSGHKYGLTYPGIGFVVWRNADALPEDLVFRVNYLGGDMPTFTLNFSRPGNQVVGQYYNFLRMGRAGYGQVMSSLSTTARWLADELDRSEHFAVISDGSAIPVVAFRLTGDFGYTVFDISAGLRTYGWQVPAYTMPEGAEDVSVLRIVVREGFSADLARALKDDLIELLARLDKLQPRGGFDDLQHFAH from the coding sequence ATGCCGCACATCAACCGCCCCTCGTCATCGATCAGCCCGGCTTATACGGGGCGGATGTTCAACGCACCCATTCCGTCGCTGCGGTTGCCCGACGAATCGATGGACCCCACCGCCGCCTACCGGTTCATCCATGACGAGCTGATGCTCGACGGCAGCTCGCGGCTCAACCTGGCGACCTTCGTGACCACGTGGATGGACCCCGAGGCCGAGAAGCTGATGGCCGAGACGTTCGACAAGAACATGATCGACAAGGACGAGTACCCGGCCACCGCTGCCATCGAGCAGCGGTGCGTCTGCATGGTCGCCGATCTGTTCCACGCCGAGAACCTGCGCGACGACGACCCGTCTAGCGCCATCGGAGTGTCGACGGTCGGCTCCAGCGAGGCGGTGATGCTCGGCGGTCTGGCAATGAAGTGGCGGTGGAAAGAAAGGGTGGGCGGCGAAGGCAAGAAGGGCTGGAAGGGCCGGACCCCCAACCTGGTGATGGGGTCCAACGTGCAGGTGGTGTGGGAGAAGTTCTGCCGCTACTTCGAGGTCGAGCCGCGATATCTGCCGATGGCCGAAGACCGCTACGTGATCACACCCGAGCAGGTGCTCGAACACGTCGACGAGGACACCATCGGCGTCGTCGGGATCCTGGGCACCACCTACACCGGCGAACTGGAACCGATCGCAGAGATCTGCGCTGCTCTGGACACCTTGGCCGCCGGTGGCGGACCGGACATCCCGGTGCACGTCGACGCCGCCAGCGGTGGATTCGTGGTGCCGTTCCTGCACCCCGACATCGAATGGGACTTCCGGCTGCCGCGCGTCGCCTCGATCAACGTCAGCGGTCACAAGTACGGACTGACCTACCCCGGTATCGGATTCGTGGTGTGGCGCAACGCCGACGCCCTACCCGAGGATCTGGTGTTCCGGGTGAACTATCTCGGTGGTGACATGCCGACGTTCACCCTGAACTTCTCCCGCCCGGGTAATCAGGTGGTCGGCCAGTACTACAACTTCCTGCGGATGGGCCGGGCGGGTTACGGGCAGGTGATGTCCAGCCTGTCGACCACGGCACGGTGGCTGGCCGACGAGCTGGACCGCAGCGAGCATTTCGCGGTGATCTCCGACGGCTCGGCGATCCCGGTGGTGGCGTTCCGGCTGACCGGCGATTTCGGCTACACCGTGTTCGACATCTCCGCCGGGCTGCGCACCTACGGCTGGCAGGTGCCGGCGTACACCATGCCCGAGGGGGCCGAGGACGTCTCGGTGCTGCGGATCGTGGTCCGTGAGGGTTTCTCCGCCGACCTGGCCCGGGCACTCAAGGACGACTTGATCGAGCTCCTGGCCCGGCTGGACAAACTGCAGCCGCGAGGTGGCTTCGATGACTTGCAGCACTTCGCGCACTGA
- a CDS encoding DUF4440 domain-containing protein, which yields MADELFDVLIALEHRGWQSLCDGTGGDFCRDVLAEDVLLELGDGVIMDRVALTQTLGATQARMPPWTGYQIAGAHLLSVGAKAAAVEYIGTGYPGGGDPAFVATVCSVYRRTGRDWKLVLCRHTG from the coding sequence ATGGCGGACGAGCTGTTCGACGTGTTGATCGCCCTGGAGCACCGCGGCTGGCAATCGTTGTGCGACGGCACCGGCGGCGACTTCTGCCGTGACGTCCTGGCCGAGGACGTCCTGCTCGAACTCGGCGACGGCGTCATCATGGACCGCGTGGCCCTCACGCAGACCCTCGGCGCGACCCAGGCACGGATGCCGCCGTGGACGGGATATCAGATCGCCGGCGCGCACCTGTTGTCCGTGGGCGCCAAGGCGGCAGCGGTGGAGTACATCGGGACCGGCTACCCCGGGGGCGGTGATCCCGCGTTCGTGGCGACGGTCTGTTCGGTGTACCGGCGCACCGGACGGGACTGGAAACTGGTGCTCTGCCGGCACACCGGCTGA
- the glmS gene encoding glutamine--fructose-6-phosphate transaminase (isomerizing), which produces MCGIVGYVGPRRARDVVVDALSRMEYRGYDSAGIALLDGKGGMTVRRRAGRLANLQAALAETDDDSLVGGTGVGHTRWATHGRPTDRNAHPHRDAAGKIAVVHNGIIENYATLREELELTGVEFASDTDTEVAVHLVAHAYHNGATAGDFTASVLAVLRRLEGHFTLVFANADEPGTIIAARRSTPLVVGVGDGEMFIGSDVAAFIEYTREAVELGQDQAVVITADGYSITDFAGNDMTGNARTFHIDWDLSAAEKGGYEYFMLKEIAEQPAAVADTLLGHFVDNRIVLDEQRLSDQELREIDKVFVVACGTAYHSGLLAKYAIEHWTRLPVEVELASEFRYRDPVLDRSTLVVAISQSGETADTLEAVRHAKEQKAKVLAICNTNGSQIPRECDAVLYTRAGPEIGVASTKTFLAQVTANYLVGLALAQARGTKYPDEVEREYRELEAMPAQVAEVLTRMGPVADVARRFASSSTVLFLGRHVGYPVALEGALKLKELAYMHAEGFAAGELKHGPIALIEDGLPVIVVMPSPKGAAMLHSKLLSNIREIQARGALTIVIAEEGDDTVRPYADHLIEIPAVSTLFQPLLSTIPLQVFAAAVAQARGYDVDKPRNLAKSVTVE; this is translated from the coding sequence ATGTGCGGAATCGTCGGATACGTGGGCCCCCGTCGCGCCCGCGACGTCGTCGTCGACGCGCTGAGCCGAATGGAGTACCGGGGGTACGACTCCGCGGGAATCGCACTGCTCGACGGCAAGGGCGGGATGACCGTCCGCCGCCGTGCCGGCCGGCTGGCCAACCTGCAGGCGGCGCTGGCCGAGACCGACGACGACTCGTTGGTCGGTGGTACCGGGGTCGGGCACACCCGGTGGGCCACCCATGGCCGCCCCACCGACCGTAATGCCCATCCGCACCGGGACGCCGCGGGCAAGATCGCCGTCGTCCACAACGGCATCATCGAGAACTACGCAACGCTGCGTGAGGAACTCGAGCTCACCGGAGTCGAGTTCGCCAGCGACACCGACACCGAGGTCGCGGTGCACCTGGTGGCGCACGCCTATCACAACGGCGCGACGGCAGGGGATTTCACCGCGTCCGTCCTGGCGGTGCTGCGCCGGCTGGAGGGCCACTTCACCCTGGTGTTCGCCAACGCCGATGAGCCGGGAACCATCATTGCGGCGCGACGCTCCACCCCTCTGGTGGTCGGTGTCGGTGACGGCGAGATGTTCATCGGCTCCGATGTCGCGGCATTCATCGAATACACCCGGGAAGCCGTCGAACTGGGCCAGGACCAGGCCGTGGTGATCACCGCCGACGGCTACTCGATCACCGATTTCGCCGGCAACGACATGACCGGCAACGCACGCACCTTCCATATCGACTGGGATCTGTCGGCCGCTGAAAAGGGTGGCTACGAGTACTTCATGCTCAAGGAGATCGCCGAGCAACCCGCCGCGGTCGCCGACACCCTCCTGGGGCACTTCGTCGACAACCGCATCGTCCTCGACGAGCAACGGCTCTCCGATCAGGAACTCCGCGAGATCGACAAGGTGTTCGTCGTCGCCTGCGGTACCGCCTATCACTCCGGACTGCTGGCCAAGTACGCGATCGAACACTGGACCCGGTTGCCGGTGGAGGTCGAACTCGCCAGCGAGTTCCGCTACCGCGACCCGGTGCTGGACCGCAGCACCCTGGTGGTCGCGATCAGCCAGTCCGGCGAGACCGCGGACACGCTGGAAGCGGTGCGCCACGCCAAGGAGCAGAAAGCCAAGGTGCTGGCGATCTGCAACACCAATGGCAGCCAGATCCCGCGCGAATGTGACGCGGTGCTCTACACCCGGGCCGGACCGGAGATCGGTGTGGCCTCCACCAAGACCTTCCTGGCGCAGGTGACGGCCAACTACCTCGTCGGTCTGGCGCTGGCGCAGGCTCGCGGCACCAAGTACCCCGACGAGGTGGAGCGCGAATACCGCGAACTCGAAGCGATGCCGGCCCAGGTCGCCGAGGTGCTGACCCGGATGGGGCCGGTCGCCGACGTGGCCCGCCGGTTCGCGTCGTCGTCCACGGTGCTCTTCCTGGGACGCCACGTCGGTTACCCGGTGGCGCTGGAGGGCGCGCTCAAGCTCAAAGAGCTGGCCTACATGCACGCCGAAGGCTTCGCCGCCGGTGAGCTCAAGCACGGCCCGATCGCGTTGATCGAGGACGGCCTGCCGGTGATCGTGGTGATGCCCTCACCCAAGGGTGCGGCCATGCTGCACTCCAAGCTGCTGTCGAATATCCGCGAGATCCAGGCCCGGGGCGCGCTGACCATCGTGATCGCCGAGGAGGGCGACGACACGGTGCGGCCGTACGCCGACCACCTGATCGAGATCCCGGCGGTCTCAACGCTTTTCCAGCCGCTGCTGTCGACGATCCCGCTTCAGGTGTTCGCCGCCGCGGTCGCCCAGGCCCGCGGGTACGACGTGGACAAGCCGCGCAACCTGGCCAAGTCCGTCACCGTCGAATAA
- the rplM gene encoding 50S ribosomal protein L13, translated as MPTYTPKAGDTTRTWYVIDATDVVLGRLAVEAAKLLRGKHKPTFTPNVDGGDFVIIINADKVAVSGDKLQKKLAYRHSGFPGGLRSRALGDELAKNADRVVERAIIGMLPHNKLSRQIQKNLRVYTGAVHPHTAQQPIPFEIKQVSQ; from the coding sequence GTGCCTACGTACACGCCGAAGGCAGGTGACACCACTCGTACGTGGTATGTCATCGATGCCACGGATGTGGTGCTCGGCCGGCTCGCCGTCGAAGCAGCCAAGCTGCTCCGCGGCAAGCACAAGCCGACATTCACCCCGAATGTCGATGGTGGCGATTTCGTCATCATCATCAACGCCGACAAGGTCGCCGTCAGCGGCGACAAACTGCAGAAGAAGCTCGCCTACCGCCACTCGGGTTTCCCGGGCGGCCTGCGCTCGCGGGCACTGGGCGACGAGCTGGCCAAGAACGCCGACCGAGTGGTCGAACGCGCGATCATCGGCATGCTCCCGCACAACAAGCTCAGCCGGCAGATCCAGAAGAACCTGCGCGTCTACACGGGTGCAGTGCACCCGCATACCGCTCAGCAGCCGATTCCGTTCGAAATCAAGCAGGTGAGCCAGTGA
- a CDS encoding LLM class F420-dependent oxidoreductase — MRTGIFLSYAGGFREAADQVVEFEKIGVDIALVAEAYSYDAISQLGYLAAKTSTIELGTGVVPIYPRTPTLLGMTAAGLDYVSDGRFRLGIGTSGPQVMEGFHGVPFDAPLGRTREVVEICRQVWRREKISYDGKHYQIPLPEGRGTGLGKPLRLINHPVRERIPITIAALGPKNVELTAEIAEGWQPVFYYPEKADAVWGDALRAGSAKRDPELGPLDVMVSASLAIGENLEDRLAWAKPQLALYIGGMGARGQNFYHKLATRYGFGAVADHIQDLFLAGKKQEAIDAVPDELVRNTSLVGPRGFVKERLAAYAEAGVTTMLVHPLASDDREAVAFVEELVSLTS, encoded by the coding sequence ATGCGGACTGGGATATTTCTGAGCTACGCCGGCGGCTTCCGCGAAGCCGCCGACCAAGTCGTCGAGTTCGAGAAAATCGGGGTCGACATCGCGCTGGTCGCCGAGGCGTACTCCTACGACGCGATCAGCCAGCTGGGCTATCTGGCCGCCAAGACCTCGACCATCGAACTCGGCACCGGCGTTGTACCGATCTACCCGCGGACACCCACCCTGCTGGGGATGACCGCCGCCGGGTTGGACTACGTCTCCGACGGCAGGTTCCGGCTGGGCATCGGCACCTCGGGCCCGCAGGTGATGGAGGGCTTCCACGGCGTACCGTTCGACGCTCCTCTGGGCCGCACCCGCGAGGTCGTGGAGATCTGTCGGCAGGTGTGGCGACGGGAAAAGATCTCCTACGACGGTAAGCACTACCAGATCCCACTGCCCGAAGGCCGCGGCACCGGCTTGGGAAAGCCACTGCGTCTGATCAATCACCCTGTGCGGGAACGTATTCCGATCACCATCGCCGCGCTGGGACCCAAAAATGTGGAGTTGACGGCCGAAATCGCCGAGGGCTGGCAGCCGGTGTTCTACTACCCGGAGAAGGCTGACGCGGTGTGGGGCGACGCGTTGCGGGCGGGCTCTGCCAAACGTGACCCCGAATTGGGACCGCTGGATGTGATGGTTTCAGCCAGCCTGGCCATCGGCGAGAACCTCGAGGACCGGCTGGCCTGGGCGAAACCACAACTGGCGCTCTACATCGGCGGGATGGGTGCCCGCGGCCAGAACTTCTACCACAAGCTCGCGACGCGGTACGGCTTCGGTGCCGTAGCCGATCACATTCAGGATCTGTTCCTGGCGGGCAAGAAGCAGGAAGCGATCGACGCCGTGCCGGATGAGTTGGTGCGCAACACTTCCCTGGTCGGTCCGCGGGGATTCGTCAAGGAGCGGTTGGCCGCCTATGCCGAGGCCGGCGTCACCACCATGCTGGTGCACCCGCTGGCGTCCGACGACCGTGAAGCTGTGGCCTTTGTCGAGGAACTGGTGTCCCTGACCTCCTAG
- the rpsI gene encoding 30S ribosomal protein S9, translated as MTSPEETTEAAEVLEADGADNFVDEVVVEVEEAPAREPIYIDRPIQTVGRRKEAVVRVRLVPGTGKFDLDGRSLEAYFPNKVHQQLIKAPLVTVDRVDAFDIFAHLDGGGPSGQAGALRLAIARALIIVQPEDRPALKKAGFLTRDPRAIERKKYGLKKARKAPQYSKR; from the coding sequence GTGACTTCTCCCGAGGAGACCACCGAAGCCGCTGAGGTCCTCGAGGCCGACGGCGCCGACAACTTCGTCGACGAGGTTGTCGTCGAGGTCGAAGAGGCCCCAGCGCGCGAGCCGATCTACATCGACCGTCCGATCCAGACCGTCGGCCGCCGCAAGGAAGCCGTCGTCCGGGTGCGCCTGGTACCAGGCACCGGCAAGTTCGACCTCGACGGCCGCAGCCTGGAGGCGTACTTCCCGAACAAGGTGCACCAGCAGCTGATCAAGGCCCCGCTGGTGACCGTCGACCGGGTGGACGCGTTCGACATCTTCGCCCACCTCGATGGCGGTGGCCCGTCCGGTCAGGCCGGCGCGCTGCGTCTGGCCATCGCCCGGGCGCTGATCATCGTGCAGCCCGAGGACCGTCCGGCCCTGAAGAAAGCCGGCTTCCTCACTCGCGATCCGCGTGCGATCGAGCGCAAGAAGTACGGACTCAAGAAGGCCCGTAAGGCCCCGCAGTACTCGAAGCGCTGA
- a CDS encoding dienelactone hydrolase family protein, whose protein sequence is MASTKKLFTALRRRGPHRVLRGDLAFAGLPGIVYTPESGLNLPAVAFAHDWLTPAESYAGTLEHLASWGIVAAAPDTEKSLVPSVLNLAFDLGTTLDILTGVRLGPGQISVHPAKLGTSGHGFGGSAAVFAAAGAPGRVKAVAPLFPSATSPRAEAPAAGLSTPGLVLTAQGDPMSLRSNAVELARVWKSASLRLVSGGKPGGMVEGRRLARAVGLPGADRSTQKTVRALLTGFLLFQLTGNQDYQDFGDPEAVLPKTEIADPNSDPVDLENKVVALLKP, encoded by the coding sequence GTGGCCAGCACGAAGAAACTCTTCACCGCCCTGCGCCGGCGCGGACCGCACCGTGTTCTCCGCGGTGACCTGGCATTTGCCGGCTTACCGGGCATTGTGTACACCCCCGAATCGGGGCTGAATCTGCCGGCTGTGGCCTTCGCTCACGATTGGCTCACACCCGCGGAGAGCTACGCGGGCACCCTGGAACATCTGGCGTCCTGGGGAATCGTGGCCGCCGCCCCCGACACCGAGAAGAGCCTGGTGCCCTCGGTGCTGAATCTGGCGTTTGACCTGGGCACCACCCTGGACATTCTCACCGGCGTGCGGCTGGGCCCCGGCCAGATCAGCGTGCACCCGGCGAAACTCGGCACCAGCGGGCACGGTTTCGGCGGTTCAGCGGCGGTTTTCGCTGCCGCGGGCGCGCCGGGCCGAGTGAAGGCCGTGGCCCCGTTGTTCCCGTCGGCCACCTCACCACGGGCCGAAGCACCGGCCGCCGGACTCTCCACGCCGGGGCTGGTGCTCACGGCCCAGGGCGACCCGATGTCGTTGCGCTCAAATGCCGTCGAGCTGGCCCGGGTCTGGAAGTCGGCAAGCCTGCGACTGGTCAGCGGCGGTAAACCCGGCGGCATGGTCGAAGGCCGGCGGCTGGCGCGCGCCGTCGGACTCCCCGGCGCGGACCGCAGCACTCAGAAGACGGTTCGCGCACTGCTGACCGGGTTCCTGCTGTTTCAGCTCACCGGCAACCAGGACTACCAGGACTTCGGCGATCCCGAAGCGGTGCTACCCAAGACCGAAATCGCTGATCCGAACTCTGACCCGGTGGATCTCGAGAACAAGGTGGTAGCCCTGCTCAAGCCGTGA
- a CDS encoding type VII secretion target, translated as MGDPYTTHVDPAAMDAAAEQFDTAADLISRAARARLAFDGASAGRAHTGDGDELRRALDGLLADLNVWARAAAEIAMALRADARRYRTADQTAAARIG; from the coding sequence ATGGGAGATCCGTATACGACACACGTCGATCCTGCCGCCATGGACGCCGCCGCCGAACAGTTCGACACCGCTGCAGACCTGATCAGCCGCGCGGCACGCGCCCGGCTCGCCTTCGACGGCGCTTCGGCGGGGCGGGCGCACACCGGCGACGGTGATGAATTGCGCCGCGCTCTGGACGGATTGCTTGCTGATCTGAACGTGTGGGCGCGCGCCGCGGCCGAGATCGCGATGGCTCTGCGTGCGGATGCCCGGCGATACCGGACTGCGGATCAGACCGCTGCGGCGCGGATCGGCTGA